The genomic interval AAAATTAATGGAGCAATTTGCTTCAATAATCTCAGACGATTTAGAGTCGAAAATCATAGCCGAACAAAAACTAGGAAAAACGGTCTCTTATATTTCAGTTGATGGTGTTGGCGTTGGTTTTGTGTCCATTTCAGATGCTATAAAAGCAACTAGTAAAGAGGCGATTGTAGAATTGATGCGTCAAGGAGTTGAAGTAATAATGCTTACAGGCGATAATGAAAATACAGCCAAAGCAGTTGCAGACGAATTGCATTTGACTTCTTTCGTAGCAAGTTGTTTGCCAGAAGACAAACTGAAAGTGATTAAAAAACTGCAAGCCGAAGGCAAAATTGTAGCCATGGCTGGTGATGGTATAAATGACGCACCCGCTTTAGCGCAAGCCGATATCGGAATAGCGATGGGGACCGGCACTGATGTAGCGATTGAAAGTGCCAAAATTACTTTGGTAAAAGGCGATTTGCAAGGAATTGTAAAGTCGAAAAAGTTGAGTCATGCGGTGATGAAAAATATCAATCAAAATTTGTTTTTTGCCTTCTTTTATAATGTACTCGGTATCCCAATTGCAGCAGGAGTGTTGTATCCGTTTTTTGGGATTTTACTTTCGCCTATGATTGCTGCTTTGGCCATGAGTTTTAGTTCTGTTTCGGTTATAGCAAATGCATTGAGATTAAAAAATTTAAAGTTATAAAAATGAAAAAATTAATTGTATTAGTATTCATTCTAAGTATTTATTCCCTTGCAGAAGGACAGGGCGTGAAACAGATGAATAGTTCAGAAAAAGTACAGCCAACATCATACACTTGTGTAATGCATCCCGAAATTCATTCTCTCACACCGGGAGAATGTCCAAAATGTGGAATGACATTAGTAAAGGAAAAGACCAAAGTTGTCAAGAAATCTGGAGTTAAGAAGAGTGAACCAATGCCCATGAAAAAAACCGACATAAAGGAGGGCAACATGAAAATGATAAAGGAAGAGGATCATAAAGGGCATGAAGTGAACAGCGTGGACTTGCCAAAAACAAAGACAGAAACCATAAAAAAAGTAGTGAGTAATACACCGCCAAGGACTGTTCGCTACGACTTGTACGTTCGAGATACCATAGTTGATTTTACGGGTAAACCCAAAAATGCTATTGCTGTAAATGGACAAATTCCAATGCCAACTTTGACTTTTACCGAAGGTGATATTGCCGAAATCCATGTGTATAATGAATTGAAAGAAGGTACGTCTTTGCACTGGCACGGTTTGTATTTGCCCAACAAAGAAGATGGTGTTCCTTTTTTGACTCAAATGCCCATAAAACCAGGAACGGAACACGTGTATCGTTTTCCAATCATTCAATCAGGAACACATTGGTACCACAGTCATAGTGGTTTGCAAGAGCAAATAGGGATGTATGGTTCTTTGATTTTAAAGAAAAAAGCAGACGACCCGACCTTTCGTAAAGGCATAGATGATATTCCACAAGTTCCAATTATTTTAAGCGAATGGACCGATTATAAACCTGAAAATGTGCATCGAATGTTGCATAATGCATCGGATTGGTTTGCAATCAAAAAAGGTACTACTCAAAGTTATGCCGAAGCTATAAAAGCAGGGCATTTTAAAACAAAAGTGAACAACGAGTGGAAACGAATGCTAGCAATGGATGTTAGCGATGTGTATTATGACAAATTTTTGATTAATGGAAAACCGCAAAGTCAATTATCAGAGTTTAAAGGAGGTGATAAAGTACGATTGCGAATTTCAAATGGGGGAGCCTCCTCTTATTTTTGGTTGAATTATGCAGGTGGAAAAATTACAGTAGTGGCTAATGACGGTAATGATGTGGAGCCAGTTGAGGTTGATCGTTTGATTATTGGCGTTTCTGAAACCTATGACGTGGTGGTTACGATTCCAGAGAACAATACAGCTTACGAGTTTATGGCTACACCTGAAGATAGAACCAAATCAACTTCGGTTTTTATAGGTCAAGGTGTAAAAAAAGCAGCTGTTCCAATGCCAAAACTAAATTATTTTGCAGGAATGAAAATGATGAATGGCATGATGAACATGGATGGTTCTATGGATGATATGGGAATGAGTATGAGCATGCAAAAAATGGATATGAATACCGTTATGTATCCGGAAATAACAGGTAGTGCCATGAAAATGGATCATTCTAAAATGAATCACGGTGCCATGAAGAAAGAGGGGGCTAAAAAGGATGAAATGAACTCCATGAATAGGGACCATTCAAAAATGAATCATGGAGATGATCAAGATCAGAAAATGGATCATTCAAAAATGGACACGAATCCTAAAAAAGCCAAAATAGTAACGTTGAATTATGGCATGCTAAAATCTCCAACAGTAACCACTTTGCCAAAAGAGGCGCCAGTTCGCGAACTTCGTTTTGAATTGACAGGAAACATGAACCGTTATGTTTGGAGTATGGATAACAAAGTGCTTTCAGAAAGTGATAAGATTTTAATAAAGAAAGGCGAAATTGTTCGTATTACATTATATAATAATTCCATGATGCGCCATCCAATGCATCTTCACGGTCATGATTTTAGAGTATTGAACGGAAAAGGGGACTATGCTCCATTAAAGAACGTTCTAGATATTATGCCAATGGAAACTGATGTAATAGAGTTTGAAGCAAATGCTGATGGCGATTGGTTTTTTCATTGTCATATTTTATACCACATGATGGCGGGAATGAATAGAGTATTCAGCTATGAAAATTCAGAACCAAATCCGCTTTTGCCAAATAAAGAAAAAGCATATAAAAAGTTACAGGCCGAAAGTAATGAACCTCATTTTATGGCAGAAAATGATTTTTCTAGCAATGGAAATGATGGACAAGCAATGCTGCAAAATGCGCGTTGGAGTTTTGGAACCGAATGGCGTTTGGGGTATCATGATGAACACGGTTACGAGTCAGAAACACATATAGGTAGGTACATCGGAAAAAATCAGTGGTTTATGCCTTTTATTGGTTTAGACGCTCGTTACAGGAAATTAGGGCATAACGAAGTGGAAAATAATATTTTTAATCAAACAAGCACTAAAGACAAACGGATACAAGCTAGTTTGGGTTTCAATTATACGTTGCCAATGTTGGTAATTTTTCAAGCTGAGGTTTTTCATGACGGAAATATAAGAATGCAATTGATGCGTGAGGATATTCCATTAACCAAAAGATTACGAATGGCATTTATGGT from Flavobacterium ovatum carries:
- a CDS encoding multicopper oxidase domain-containing protein encodes the protein MKKLIVLVFILSIYSLAEGQGVKQMNSSEKVQPTSYTCVMHPEIHSLTPGECPKCGMTLVKEKTKVVKKSGVKKSEPMPMKKTDIKEGNMKMIKEEDHKGHEVNSVDLPKTKTETIKKVVSNTPPRTVRYDLYVRDTIVDFTGKPKNAIAVNGQIPMPTLTFTEGDIAEIHVYNELKEGTSLHWHGLYLPNKEDGVPFLTQMPIKPGTEHVYRFPIIQSGTHWYHSHSGLQEQIGMYGSLILKKKADDPTFRKGIDDIPQVPIILSEWTDYKPENVHRMLHNASDWFAIKKGTTQSYAEAIKAGHFKTKVNNEWKRMLAMDVSDVYYDKFLINGKPQSQLSEFKGGDKVRLRISNGGASSYFWLNYAGGKITVVANDGNDVEPVEVDRLIIGVSETYDVVVTIPENNTAYEFMATPEDRTKSTSVFIGQGVKKAAVPMPKLNYFAGMKMMNGMMNMDGSMDDMGMSMSMQKMDMNTVMYPEITGSAMKMDHSKMNHGAMKKEGAKKDEMNSMNRDHSKMNHGDDQDQKMDHSKMDTNPKKAKIVTLNYGMLKSPTVTTLPKEAPVRELRFELTGNMNRYVWSMDNKVLSESDKILIKKGEIVRITLYNNSMMRHPMHLHGHDFRVLNGKGDYAPLKNVLDIMPMETDVIEFEANADGDWFFHCHILYHMMAGMNRVFSYENSEPNPLLPNKEKAYKKLQAESNEPHFMAENDFSSNGNDGQAMLQNARWSFGTEWRLGYHDEHGYESETHIGRYIGKNQWFMPFIGLDARYRKLGHNEVENNIFNQTSTKDKRIQASLGFNYTLPMLVIFQAEVFHDGNIRMQLMREDIPLTKRLRMAFMVNTDKEYMGGLKYIIGKNFGVTTHYDSDMGVGFGVNLNY